One Desulfonatronum sp. SC1 genomic region harbors:
- a CDS encoding DNA-binding protein → MNRLFLDANVLFTAAHNPTGKASLVFDLAALGHWAIVTSGQAVEEARHNLRLKYPACLPRLEMLLKSVLVVSAANNQSCTLGLPAKDAPIFLAALHSRATHLLTGDLRHFGRFMNTSSQTEGITICTVSTFLEQAQCGEP, encoded by the coding sequence GTGAACCGCCTGTTTCTGGACGCCAACGTGTTGTTCACGGCAGCGCACAATCCAACCGGCAAGGCTTCCCTGGTTTTTGACCTGGCCGCCCTGGGGCACTGGGCCATTGTCACTTCCGGTCAGGCGGTGGAAGAAGCCAGGCACAACCTGCGGCTGAAATATCCCGCATGCCTGCCTCGTCTGGAAATGCTGCTCAAGAGCGTTCTTGTCGTGTCCGCGGCAAACAACCAGTCCTGCACCCTGGGCCTGCCGGCCAAGGACGCCCCCATATTTCTCGCGGCCCTGCACTCCAGAGCCACCCACCTGCTGACAGGAGATCTGCGCCATTTCGGCCGATTCATGAACACCTCTTCGCAGACCGAAGGCATAACCATCTGTACTGTCTCAACCTTTCTCGAACAAGCCCAATGCGGCGAACCATAA
- a CDS encoding AbrB/MazE/SpoVT family DNA-binding domain-containing protein → MRETLTVSSRGQITLPAVLRKRLGITAGGVVIAEEGQGTIILKPAVVMEVDTYSDQDIAAWDAEDHLPAKEREAILKRFRDKP, encoded by the coding sequence ATGCGTGAAACGCTTACTGTATCCAGTCGCGGTCAGATCACCCTGCCGGCCGTGTTGCGCAAACGCCTCGGTATTACGGCTGGCGGCGTGGTCATCGCCGAGGAAGGGCAGGGGACAATCATTCTCAAGCCGGCGGTGGTCATGGAGGTCGACACCTACTCTGATCAGGATATTGCCGCCTGGGATGCGGAGGATCATCTTCCCGCCAAGGAGCGCGAGGCTATTCTCAAACGATTCCGAGATAAACCGTGA
- a CDS encoding HAD family hydrolase has product MPAIHPQGVIFDLDGTLLNTLEDLADAMNTVLADHHWPTHPLDAYRRFIGNGVTMLVRRAMPEEERGEDRRVAEIVLEMRETYAHGWANKTKPYPGIDHLLNTLRDKSVPMTVLSNKPHDATAAMVDHFFPANLFQVVMGAHPEKPSKPDPTTALETAKHLGLPPETILFLGDSNVDMHTAKAAGMTPLGAAWGFRGPEELLAAGARAILQSPKELLDWLDSDC; this is encoded by the coding sequence ATGCCCGCCATTCACCCCCAAGGCGTGATCTTCGACCTTGACGGAACCCTGCTCAACACACTGGAGGATCTGGCCGACGCCATGAATACGGTCCTGGCCGACCACCACTGGCCCACGCACCCATTGGACGCCTACCGTAGGTTCATCGGCAACGGTGTAACCATGCTGGTCCGCCGGGCCATGCCGGAGGAAGAGCGCGGGGAAGACAGGCGGGTCGCGGAAATCGTTTTGGAAATGCGGGAGACCTACGCCCACGGATGGGCCAACAAGACCAAGCCGTACCCTGGGATCGATCACCTCTTGAACACCTTGCGGGACAAGAGCGTCCCAATGACCGTGCTTTCCAACAAGCCCCATGACGCCACCGCGGCCATGGTCGATCACTTTTTCCCGGCAAACCTTTTCCAAGTGGTCATGGGTGCGCACCCGGAAAAACCCAGCAAGCCCGACCCGACCACGGCCCTGGAAACGGCCAAACACCTGGGGCTCCCCCCCGAGACCATCCTCTTCCTCGGCGATTCCAACGTGGACATGCACACCGCCAAAGCCGCCGGCATGACCCCGCTGGGTGCGGCCTGGGGCTTCCGCGGCCCGGAAGAACTCCTCGCCGCCGGAGCACGCGCGATCTTGCAATCCCCAAAAGAACTGCTGGACTGGCTGGACTCTGACTGTTGA
- a CDS encoding sigma-54-dependent Fis family transcriptional regulator — protein sequence MARSTGFHVSLVVLVPVIVAGTAVLTLFLSSYAPPFQRDFLGNLHWVALLIAATTSTSCALLLYVILRPVRRFLASARKSGVIPDRSPDSAAPAPRSDLEEYRLALEQVGLALSRLDAKALFPEIVAQSRSMRSVLGQIMKVAPTTTSVLLTGESGTGKELAARAIHAQSGRRDGPLIPINCAAIPENLLESELFGYEKGAFTGAATAKQGKFELAHGGTLFLDEIGDMPLSVQAKILRMLETGSVERIGGTKTIRCDVRIVAATNRNIADMARRGTFRDDLLHRLNVFPLHLPPLRERREDIPQLADHFLTKPDHAPRLSGQALSLLMAHDWPGNARELRNVLERAAVLADYEELRPEHLPGLGPSPATPPIADKRKSTCLEDDSSLDHRLETLERSMIESALARTDGVQSKAARLLGIKERSLWHRIKKLEIDAKAFKSNE from the coding sequence ATGGCACGAAGCACGGGGTTTCACGTCAGTCTGGTCGTGCTCGTTCCAGTAATCGTGGCCGGTACTGCCGTGCTGACCCTGTTTCTGAGCAGCTACGCTCCGCCCTTCCAACGCGATTTTCTGGGAAACCTGCACTGGGTCGCCTTGCTGATCGCCGCGACCACCTCCACTTCCTGCGCCCTGCTGCTGTACGTCATCCTGCGCCCCGTCCGTCGCTTTCTGGCCTCGGCCCGCAAGTCCGGCGTCATTCCGGACAGATCCCCGGACAGCGCGGCCCCTGCTCCGAGAAGCGATCTCGAAGAGTACCGCCTGGCTCTTGAACAGGTGGGCCTGGCCCTGTCCCGCCTGGACGCCAAGGCCCTGTTCCCGGAAATCGTGGCCCAGAGCCGTTCCATGCGTTCCGTCCTCGGCCAGATCATGAAGGTCGCGCCGACAACGACCTCGGTCCTGCTGACCGGAGAATCCGGCACGGGCAAGGAACTCGCGGCCCGGGCCATCCACGCCCAGAGCGGACGTCGCGACGGTCCGCTGATTCCGATCAATTGCGCGGCCATCCCCGAAAATCTTCTGGAAAGCGAACTGTTCGGCTACGAAAAAGGGGCCTTTACCGGTGCCGCGACGGCCAAACAGGGCAAGTTCGAGCTGGCCCACGGCGGCACGCTCTTCCTGGACGAGATCGGCGACATGCCGTTGTCCGTACAGGCCAAGATTCTGCGCATGCTGGAAACCGGCTCCGTGGAACGGATCGGCGGAACCAAAACCATCCGCTGCGACGTCAGAATCGTGGCGGCAACCAATCGGAATATCGCCGATATGGCGCGGCGGGGAACATTCCGCGATGATCTTTTGCACCGCCTGAACGTCTTCCCCCTGCATCTGCCGCCTCTACGCGAGCGCCGGGAGGACATCCCCCAGCTGGCCGACCACTTTCTCACAAAGCCTGATCACGCACCGCGTCTCTCCGGCCAAGCCCTGAGCCTGCTCATGGCCCACGACTGGCCGGGCAATGCACGGGAACTCCGCAACGTGCTGGAACGGGCCGCCGTTCTGGCCGACTACGAGGAACTCCGGCCGGAACACCTGCCGGGCCTCGGGCCGTCGCCAGCCACTCCGCCCATTGCTGATAAGAGGAAATCAACGTGTCTTGAAGACGATTCCTCCCTGGATCATCGTCTGGAGACCCTGGAACGTTCCATGATCGAATCCGCTCTGGCCCGAACGGACGGCGTCCAATCCAAGGCGGCCCGACTCCTAGGCATCAAGGAGCGCAGCCTTTGGCACCGGATCAAAAAGCTGGAGATCGACGCCAAGGCGTTCAAAAGCAATGAATGA
- a CDS encoding type II secretion system F family protein, with protein MPKYKYQAMTDAGTTVSGEVEADSEQAAKTKVAARGLIPRSVGAATSSADGKGAFSSLLQPKPTDEDLILFTKQFKTMLGAGMTVISLLDVLEHQTENQTLRQALATIRDDIRQGASLHAAFSKHPKIFNPLYLAMVRAGEISGTLTTVLERLIYLTTHENKVKKQIKSALTYPAVILVTLIGAFLFLLTFVVPQFISIFDGAGLELPFPTQVIVHMYNGLVNYWHLMLGGIALTILTLYLVCRTKQGQITRDALFLKIPLIGPVLQKAAMTRFASIFSLLQASGVSILDSIGILSDVIGNAAISKDFSILREKLREGRGISGPLRSSKCFTPMIISMIAVGEETGNLDEMLQAVADHYDYEVEYAIGRMSEMIGPILILLLSGVVGFFALAIFMPMWDLTKTV; from the coding sequence ATGCCTAAGTACAAATACCAAGCCATGACCGACGCGGGGACCACTGTCTCCGGCGAGGTGGAAGCCGACTCAGAACAGGCAGCCAAGACCAAAGTCGCCGCCAGAGGATTGATACCGCGCTCCGTCGGCGCGGCCACCAGCAGCGCCGACGGGAAAGGCGCATTCTCGTCCCTGTTACAGCCAAAGCCCACGGACGAGGATCTGATTCTGTTCACCAAGCAGTTCAAGACCATGCTCGGCGCCGGGATGACCGTCATCTCCCTGCTCGACGTTCTGGAGCACCAGACGGAAAATCAGACCCTGCGCCAGGCTCTCGCCACCATCCGCGACGACATCCGCCAAGGCGCTTCCCTGCACGCGGCCTTTTCCAAGCACCCAAAAATATTCAATCCTCTGTACCTGGCCATGGTCCGGGCTGGAGAAATCAGCGGTACGCTAACCACCGTCCTGGAGCGGCTGATCTATCTGACTACCCACGAAAACAAGGTCAAAAAGCAGATCAAGTCCGCCCTGACCTATCCCGCCGTGATCCTGGTGACGCTGATCGGGGCGTTCTTGTTCCTGCTGACCTTCGTCGTTCCGCAGTTCATCTCCATTTTCGATGGGGCCGGCCTTGAACTCCCCTTTCCCACCCAGGTCATCGTGCATATGTACAACGGTCTGGTGAACTACTGGCACCTGATGCTCGGCGGCATCGCCCTGACCATCCTGACCCTCTATCTCGTCTGTCGCACCAAGCAGGGCCAGATAACCCGGGACGCGCTCTTTCTGAAAATCCCCCTAATCGGCCCGGTCCTTCAAAAAGCAGCCATGACCCGGTTCGCGAGTATTTTTTCCCTGCTGCAGGCCAGCGGAGTTTCCATCCTGGACTCCATCGGCATTCTTTCCGACGTTATCGGCAACGCTGCCATCAGTAAGGATTTCAGCATTCTACGTGAAAAACTGCGGGAAGGTCGAGGTATTTCCGGGCCGCTTCGATCATCCAAGTGCTTCACCCCGATGATCATCAGCATGATCGCGGTGGGAGAGGAAACCGGAAACCTGGACGAAATGCTTCAAGCCGTGGCCGACCATTACGACTATGAAGTGGAATACGCCATCGGGCGGATGTCCGAAATGATCGGGCCGATTCTGATTCTGCTGCTCTCCGGGGTGGTCGGCTTCTTCGCCCTGGCCATTTTCATGCCCATGTGGGATCTGACCAAGACCGTGTAG
- a CDS encoding GspE/PulE family protein, translating to MARQVKRLGDMLVEAGLLSTENLKKALLEHKKANVKLGEYLVREGVIRESQITEVISQQLNIEQYHPNKYPFEVQLASLITTDFARMNKVAPLRRRGNLLTVAMVDPLDITTLDDLEIMTNLEVEPVICSDRELTELIYSIYGVGSQVDDSISKMEDDEMYGSQEEENESVSLSSLEDMAGEAPVIRLVNTILSQAARSGASDIHISPEKSTVHLRYRVDGKLREVPAPPRAFFAAMASRLKILAGMDISVTRIPQDGRFSFNMDNQEIHVRVSSLPTIHGENMVLRLLHRSGEVMTLEDLGFSEEDKAKIEAAVIKPYGMLLATGPTGSGKSTTLYALLKKINQPDINIITLEDPVEFRVEKIRQAQLNRKAGMTFASGLRSILRQDPDVVMVGEIRDAETANIAVQAALTGHRLLSTLHTNDAAGAVTRLMEMDVQPFLVASTLLVAVAQRLVRKICSKCKEEYAPPKPMLKALGLDQDPGPFYRGAGCARCGQQGYSGRVGIYEVLLVDDDVQDMILRRESPRQITKNLVQAGKLRTLRQGAADKVRLGLTTAEEAMSTVMV from the coding sequence ATGGCCAGACAAGTAAAACGCCTTGGCGACATGCTCGTGGAAGCCGGCTTGTTATCCACGGAAAACCTCAAAAAGGCTTTGCTCGAACATAAAAAAGCCAACGTCAAGCTGGGCGAATATCTGGTGCGCGAGGGAGTCATCCGGGAATCGCAAATCACCGAGGTCATCAGCCAGCAGTTGAACATTGAGCAGTATCATCCGAACAAATATCCCTTCGAGGTTCAACTTGCCTCCCTGATCACGACGGATTTCGCCAGGATGAACAAGGTTGCTCCGCTGCGGCGTCGCGGAAACCTGCTCACCGTGGCCATGGTCGACCCCCTGGATATCACCACCTTGGACGACCTGGAGATCATGACCAACCTAGAGGTGGAACCGGTCATCTGCAGCGACCGGGAACTGACCGAACTCATCTATTCCATCTACGGCGTCGGCTCTCAAGTGGACGACTCCATCAGCAAGATGGAAGACGACGAGATGTACGGGAGCCAGGAAGAGGAAAACGAGTCGGTTTCCCTCTCGTCTCTGGAGGACATGGCAGGAGAGGCCCCGGTGATTCGACTGGTGAACACCATCCTGAGCCAGGCCGCCCGCTCCGGAGCCAGCGATATCCACATCAGCCCCGAAAAATCTACGGTTCACCTACGCTATAGGGTTGACGGCAAACTGCGTGAAGTGCCCGCCCCGCCCCGGGCTTTTTTCGCGGCCATGGCCTCACGCCTGAAAATTCTGGCCGGGATGGACATCTCCGTGACCCGGATTCCCCAGGACGGCCGCTTTTCCTTCAACATGGACAACCAGGAAATCCATGTCCGGGTTTCCAGCCTGCCCACCATCCACGGTGAAAACATGGTCCTGCGCCTCCTGCATCGCAGCGGCGAGGTGATGACCCTGGAAGACCTCGGTTTTTCCGAGGAAGACAAGGCCAAGATCGAAGCCGCGGTGATCAAGCCCTACGGCATGCTCCTGGCCACCGGCCCCACGGGCAGCGGAAAAAGTACCACCCTCTACGCCCTGCTGAAGAAGATCAACCAGCCGGACATCAACATCATCACCCTGGAAGACCCCGTGGAGTTCCGGGTGGAAAAAATCCGGCAGGCCCAGCTCAACCGCAAGGCCGGGATGACTTTTGCCTCAGGTCTGCGCTCCATCCTCCGTCAGGATCCCGACGTGGTCATGGTCGGCGAAATCCGCGACGCCGAAACCGCAAACATCGCGGTCCAGGCCGCGCTTACCGGCCACCGCCTGCTGAGCACGCTGCACACCAACGATGCCGCGGGGGCCGTGACCCGACTCATGGAAATGGATGTTCAACCGTTTCTGGTGGCCTCAACCCTGCTGGTAGCCGTGGCCCAACGCCTAGTGCGCAAGATTTGTTCTAAATGCAAAGAGGAATACGCCCCGCCTAAACCCATGCTCAAAGCTTTGGGCCTTGACCAGGACCCTGGTCCGTTCTACCGCGGCGCGGGTTGCGCACGGTGCGGACAGCAGGGCTATTCCGGACGAGTGGGTATTTACGAAGTTTTGCTGGTGGACGATGATGTCCAGGACATGATCCTCAGACGCGAATCTCCCCGTCAGATCACCAAGAACCTGGTCCAGGCAGGCAAACTGCGCACCCTGCGCCAAGGTGCCGCGGACAAGGTCCGCCTGGGCCTGACCACCGCCGAGGAAGCCATGAGTACGGTCATGGTTTGA
- a CDS encoding secretin N-terminal domain-containing protein, which translates to MNTHTTIPRGILFVSANFFLAGILLLHGCAPKGQHLDDRIQKWLEKEEEYLAYTPARIPPEVIREVYEEPITILEEQEIIPERPLPTNIIGTFQVQNTSVAQMLMLLGRSANVNMVLSPGVHELEGVSFKFENVSWDNAFRGLLRSHGLTYFWEGDVLQVYSRSDIDNDIELMEKLRKHQAMTAEKGRRDPLVTSIIRLRYITGNVSQGKSAGGSAAEAGVGIRDRLLPFLSKEEDGTPRGSINFDPDTNSLVVHATHKDTNKVVRLLEHLDQPRPQVHIKAHIVETTKDTARDLGIQWGGRRAGLNAGQPWMVAPGVGRPAGGFPGEGPAPTFDIGQGSGGMAGNFPANLAETASGLALGFVMGGANYLEAQLTALQQDRKLNILSSPSITTLDNLMAYTENGEKVPFVTRDKDGDLTVQFEDAVLRLEITPNVIDKDQLRLGILVKKDEVDDTRRVMENPYIIKKETATSLVAASGETVVISGLTKEDARSRLEGVPGLMDIPGLGGLFRRDLQGQRMEEVLIFITATILPERPLSLLQSTSPRPAPMTTE; encoded by the coding sequence ATGAACACCCACACGACGATTCCACGGGGCATACTCTTCGTATCCGCGAATTTTTTTCTGGCCGGTATCCTATTGCTGCACGGTTGCGCGCCCAAAGGCCAGCACCTTGACGACCGCATCCAGAAATGGCTCGAAAAGGAAGAAGAGTACCTGGCCTATACGCCGGCCAGGATACCTCCGGAGGTGATTCGAGAGGTGTACGAGGAGCCGATCACCATTCTCGAGGAACAGGAAATCATACCTGAACGACCTCTGCCCACGAACATCATTGGAACCTTCCAGGTGCAAAACACCAGTGTCGCGCAAATGCTCATGTTGCTGGGGCGCTCGGCGAACGTCAACATGGTTCTTTCCCCAGGAGTCCACGAGCTGGAAGGGGTCAGTTTCAAATTCGAAAACGTTTCCTGGGACAATGCCTTTCGAGGCCTGCTGCGCAGTCACGGATTGACGTATTTCTGGGAAGGCGACGTCCTCCAGGTCTATTCCAGGTCCGACATCGACAACGACATCGAACTGATGGAAAAACTCCGTAAGCACCAGGCCATGACCGCGGAAAAGGGCCGACGGGACCCGCTGGTCACGAGCATCATCAGGTTGCGGTATATCACAGGCAACGTGAGTCAGGGAAAATCCGCCGGAGGGTCGGCGGCCGAGGCTGGCGTTGGCATCCGGGATCGACTTCTGCCTTTTTTGTCCAAGGAAGAAGACGGCACCCCCCGCGGCTCCATCAATTTTGACCCGGACACAAATTCTCTGGTCGTCCATGCGACGCACAAAGATACGAACAAAGTCGTCAGACTGCTTGAGCATCTGGACCAACCCCGCCCACAGGTGCATATCAAGGCGCACATCGTGGAAACCACCAAGGACACGGCCAGGGATCTCGGCATCCAATGGGGTGGGCGGCGTGCCGGACTCAACGCTGGCCAGCCCTGGATGGTGGCGCCTGGCGTTGGCCGGCCGGCCGGTGGCTTTCCCGGCGAGGGCCCGGCCCCCACGTTCGACATCGGCCAGGGCAGCGGAGGGATGGCCGGGAATTTTCCGGCCAATTTGGCGGAAACCGCATCAGGCTTGGCCCTGGGCTTCGTCATGGGCGGGGCAAATTATCTGGAGGCCCAGCTCACGGCTCTGCAACAGGATCGCAAGCTGAACATCCTCTCCTCTCCGTCCATCACCACCCTGGACAACCTGATGGCCTACACCGAGAACGGAGAAAAGGTGCCCTTCGTGACCAGGGACAAGGACGGAGACCTGACGGTCCAGTTCGAGGACGCGGTGCTCCGCCTGGAAATAACGCCCAACGTCATTGACAAGGATCAGCTCAGGCTGGGAATCCTCGTGAAAAAGGACGAGGTGGACGACACACGAAGGGTCATGGAAAATCCCTATATCATTAAAAAAGAGACCGCGACATCCCTGGTGGCGGCCAGCGGAGAAACCGTGGTCATCTCCGGCCTGACCAAGGAAGATGCCAGATCCCGCCTGGAAGGCGTACCCGGGTTGATGGACATTCCTGGACTGGGCGGGTTGTTCCGAAGGGATTTACAGGGCCAACGGATGGAGGAGGTGCTGATCTTCATCACCGCGACCATCCTCCCGGAGCGTCCCCTCTCCCTGCTCCAAAGCACCTCCCCGCGGCCCGCGCCCATGACGACCGAGTAA
- a CDS encoding AAA family ATPase produces the protein MKYYELLGLTREPFSNSPDPAFFFKSRNHSKCLHRLEIAIRLRRGLNVCLGQIGSGKSTLCRTLIQRMARDETVAPHLVLDPTFSTARELLVTLYTRFLRTSPSPSATHREMMEALQDHLFQEALENERALVLIIDEGQKLVPSCLEVIRELLNYETNDAKLLQVIIFAQEEFDLVLAEVPNFRDRINEFCRLTPLSFWDTRALIRHRLSLAGISRSLFTWPAYWAMHRASQGHPRKIMHLGHKALMTLIVNNQSKVSRSVVLACARPLGWDEDLHPGLVFLASASLILTLLLIPGKLYIAPISNPDTSEVGKPRPSSEFREPINHAPPQEFPVPTETAPVSGNTNHDQIKSGSPNDQATQPASIPPSHAANSGEKNSSEMGRQFPGSRFYIQVGGFQDREYAARTLDTVRRRHVSAGMVHVAYKGQPWDIVYLDHFDTSTKAIRKAKIVRENEGLDLAVVEVSGVLYRFVWQ, from the coding sequence GTGAAATACTATGAACTGCTGGGGCTGACCAGAGAACCGTTCTCCAATTCTCCGGACCCGGCCTTTTTCTTCAAATCCCGCAACCACTCCAAGTGCCTGCACCGGCTGGAAATCGCCATCCGGCTCCGCCGCGGCCTGAACGTCTGCCTGGGTCAGATCGGCTCGGGCAAAAGTACGTTGTGTCGCACTCTGATCCAACGCATGGCCAGGGATGAAACCGTTGCTCCCCACCTTGTTCTCGACCCTACGTTTTCCACTGCCAGAGAGCTGCTTGTCACCCTGTACACCCGTTTTTTGCGCACCTCTCCTTCGCCGAGCGCCACCCATCGAGAAATGATGGAAGCGCTCCAAGACCACCTTTTCCAGGAAGCCCTGGAAAACGAAAGAGCTTTGGTCCTGATAATCGATGAAGGGCAAAAGCTCGTGCCCTCCTGTCTGGAAGTGATCAGGGAACTGCTGAATTACGAAACCAACGACGCCAAGCTCCTGCAGGTGATCATTTTCGCCCAGGAGGAATTCGACCTCGTTCTGGCCGAGGTTCCCAACTTCAGGGACCGAATCAACGAATTTTGCCGTCTGACTCCCTTGAGCTTCTGGGATACCAGGGCATTGATCCGGCATCGACTCAGCCTCGCCGGCATTTCCAGATCCCTTTTCACCTGGCCGGCATACTGGGCCATGCACCGGGCGTCACAAGGGCATCCGCGGAAGATCATGCACCTGGGGCACAAGGCCCTGATGACCCTGATCGTCAACAACCAATCCAAGGTGAGCCGCAGCGTCGTGCTGGCCTGTGCCCGGCCCCTGGGCTGGGACGAGGATCTGCACCCTGGCTTGGTTTTCCTTGCCTCGGCCTCACTGATTCTCACCCTGCTCCTTATCCCTGGAAAACTGTACATTGCGCCCATATCCAACCCCGACACATCGGAAGTCGGAAAGCCCAGGCCGTCCTCTGAATTCAGGGAACCCATCAACCATGCGCCTCCACAAGAGTTTCCCGTTCCCACCGAGACCGCCCCTGTTTCAGGCAACACGAACCACGATCAAATTAAATCCGGCTCTCCAAACGACCAGGCCACTCAACCCGCGAGCATACCGCCAAGCCATGCCGCAAATAGCGGAGAAAAAAATTCCTCAGAAATGGGCCGCCAGTTTCCCGGGTCGCGCTTCTATATCCAGGTCGGCGGGTTTCAGGATAGGGAGTACGCCGCGCGTACCCTGGACACGGTTCGTCGGCGTCATGTTTCCGCCGGTATGGTTCACGTTGCCTACAAGGGACAACCCTGGGACATCGTCTATCTTGACCATTTCGACACATCGACAAAGGCCATCCGAAAAGCGAAAATCGTTCGTGAAAACGAAGGCTTAGACTTGGCCGTCGTGGAAGTTTCTGGAGTACTATATCGGTTTGTCTGGCAATAG
- a CDS encoding RNA polymerase sigma factor produces MNHSAGCDYSFRSARSADLSGGAWSMDDEQTRECVRGALRGDRQAFGDLVGACQTPVYNLALRMTGSPEDAADLTQEAFVRAWLNLEKYDLRHSFRTWLYTLALNVIRNHLKKAGRAGVIMPLDPERHPADETPGADPVRALAAKQAGLDVLARLRHLPLEQSEALLLRFFQDVSFKDMAEILNVSESAAKMRVRRGLEALRRGEG; encoded by the coding sequence GTGAATCATTCAGCCGGATGCGACTATTCCTTTCGTTCGGCGCGATCAGCCGATTTGTCCGGCGGGGCATGGAGCATGGACGACGAACAGACGCGTGAGTGCGTCCGGGGAGCTTTGAGGGGCGACAGGCAAGCCTTTGGGGACCTGGTCGGGGCCTGTCAAACGCCGGTTTACAACCTGGCTTTACGGATGACCGGATCGCCTGAGGATGCCGCGGATCTGACCCAGGAGGCCTTTGTCCGGGCTTGGTTGAACCTGGAAAAATATGATCTCCGGCATTCGTTCCGCACTTGGCTGTACACCCTGGCCCTGAACGTGATCCGCAATCACCTCAAGAAAGCCGGTCGGGCCGGGGTCATTATGCCCCTCGATCCGGAGCGGCATCCCGCGGATGAAACGCCGGGGGCCGACCCGGTCCGGGCTCTGGCCGCGAAACAGGCCGGTCTGGATGTCCTGGCCAGGCTGCGCCATTTGCCCCTGGAGCAAAGCGAAGCCCTGTTGCTGCGCTTCTTCCAGGACGTGTCATTTAAGGATATGGCCGAGATTTTGAATGTGAGCGAGAGCGCGGCCAAGATGCGGGTCAGGCGGGGGTTGGAGGCGTTGCGAAGGGGAGAAGGGTGA
- a CDS encoding prepilin-type N-terminal cleavage/methylation domain-containing protein, with the protein MSPNRFCVRGFTMLELVVVLILLGVLSAVAIARVDRGSANATAWSDTIKAHLRYAQMRAMNFGPLYENHHVWGVNFPTTSTYYIFHCTTASSCNPATNQVLAPGSESIVIDMSGDGVNVNAAGIVAFDRFGRPSSDATLSTELTSDIGITVSYGSDSKGVTIVRESGLIQ; encoded by the coding sequence GTGTCGCCTAATCGTTTTTGTGTTCGAGGATTTACCATGTTGGAACTTGTTGTCGTTTTGATTCTTCTCGGTGTTCTTTCCGCTGTGGCAATTGCCAGAGTGGACAGGGGGAGCGCAAATGCAACGGCTTGGAGCGATACCATCAAGGCGCATCTTCGTTACGCGCAGATGAGGGCCATGAATTTTGGTCCTCTTTATGAAAATCATCATGTTTGGGGCGTAAACTTTCCAACAACATCAACTTATTATATTTTTCATTGCACCACGGCTAGTTCCTGCAACCCGGCAACAAATCAAGTGCTTGCGCCCGGTTCAGAGTCAATTGTTATTGATATGAGTGGCGATGGCGTCAATGTAAATGCAGCCGGGATTGTCGCTTTTGACAGGTTTGGTCGTCCGTCCAGCGATGCGACGCTATCTACTGAACTGACTTCAGATATAGGAATAACAGTTAGCTACGGTAGTGATTCGAAAGGTGTTACAATTGTTCGAGAATCTGGGCTTATACAATAG
- a CDS encoding type II secretion system protein, producing the protein MYNCNKNEGFTLIECIVFLVLLGIFGAYLVTYIGSTTQSSVIPVQWLESENALQDRMEKLVAEYRRIVTETDDAKVTTHADLEALKDFALTEYTSYVYSAETGYITFDVNGISGPWPPDSNIQSQEPVLVVTLQHGDQKVSSLFMASE; encoded by the coding sequence ATGTATAATTGTAATAAAAATGAAGGCTTTACACTCATCGAATGCATTGTGTTCCTTGTTTTGCTTGGTATCTTTGGAGCGTATTTGGTAACGTATATCGGCTCGACGACGCAGAGTAGCGTCATTCCTGTTCAATGGCTTGAAAGCGAAAATGCTTTGCAGGACAGGATGGAGAAGTTAGTCGCTGAATATCGAAGAATCGTTACTGAAACAGATGATGCCAAGGTAACGACCCATGCCGACTTGGAAGCCTTGAAAGATTTTGCTTTAACCGAATACACATCCTATGTGTATTCCGCGGAGACAGGTTATATTACTTTTGATGTCAATGGGATTTCCGGTCCCTGGCCGCCTGATTCCAACATCCAGTCCCAGGAACCCGTCTTAGTCGTTACTCTGCAACACGGGGACCAAAAAGTCTCTTCACTTTTCATGGCATCTGAGTGA